From the genome of Candidatus Paceibacterota bacterium:
ACCCGCAGTGTCGCGCAAACGGCGCGCAGTGAACTTCGCGCACCACAGCTCGCGAAGCCTACAGCGCTGCATCGCTAGTTTGGAGAGATGGCCGAGTGGCTGAAGGCGGCGGTTTGCTAAACCGTTATACGCTCTAAAGGCGTATCGGGGGTTCGAATCCCCCTCTCTCCGCCATGTTTTATATCCATCTGATAACTAAAGACTTGCGCGACAGGCAGTTGAGAGGAGGGCTCTCAGTCGCAACGCGTAGTCATAACACGCTCAAGAGTTCTCGCGGCTGTTTCCAGCCGTTCAAAGCCGTCCTGAACGCCTGCAAAACAGACGGCCCTCGCGACGACGGCAGGATTCTGCGATCTGGCGCCCTGAGGACAATCAGTCTGAATTCATCGGGCGGTTTCCATCTCATTGCTTCTTCAGAACTACTGGAGAGGCTCGCCCCGACCCAACTCTTAAAGCTGTATGCAGAATGTCGGCTCTTCCGGCTACCGTTTTGAGGCAGAGGAATCAACTCGGTCTCCCGGAAAATCTGCGGCAACTGACCGGGCCGCTGAGCGACCAAGACTATCGCTCGCCCTATCCCCGGCCGGGATCGGCTGCCGTCTGGAACCACTCGACAGGTCCAGCCCCTGCAATAGCAGGAGGTTAGTCCATCAAGGTATTGCAGGGTTTGGTATGTGATGTTGGGACTGGAGTGGGACGCTAAGGTTCAAACCTCACGGACTGGATTCACTTTGGTCTCCGCTATTCTGTCCAGGTTCGTTATGAGGATACGTCTGAGGAAAACTCTTCTGCGACCGCGTCCGGTTGTGCGGTCAACGACCAGCCGGTCTTGATGCCGAGCACAAACCAGCCGAGCACCACGACGCCAATGCCGAAAATCGTATCCCCAATGACACGCAGCCAGCGAAAGGTCTCCATGATGCCCGTCTGCATGAAGTCGGCCGAGCGCGCCCACCACATGCCTTCGTTGACGCTCGCGACGGTTTGCATCAGGCCGCGCGGCAGGTCGGAGAGCAGCACCATGAGCGCGAGTCCAATGTTGATGAACCAGAACGCGAACGCGAGCGGCCCGGTTCGCCACGTCTTGCGCACGGTGAGCCCCTTCAGGCAGAACAGCATCAGGCCGATGCCAAGCATGCCATAAACCCCGAACAAAGCGGTGTGCCCATGGACCGCGGTCGTGTTGAGCCCCTGCATGTAATAGAGGGCGATGGGCGGATTGATGAGAAAGCCGAACAGGCCAGCGCCCACGAGATTCCAGAACGCCACCGCCACAAAGCAGTAGATCGGCCAGCGATACGCCGAGACCCATTTTCGCGCGCGTGAGAGCGTCAGGTTCTCGTACGCCTCAAAGCCAATCAGCACCAGCGGCACCACTTCCAGGGCGCTAAAGGTCGCTCCCAAAGCCATCACCGCCGTCGGAGTGCCGCTGAAGTACAGATGATGAAAGGTCCCGACGATACCGCCCGACAAGAAGATGGTCGTGGAGAACAAGACTGCCGCGGTGGCAGTCACTGTTCGCAACAAACCCATCCGCGTGAACAAGAATACAATGACGACCGTAGCGAAGACTTCAAAGAACCCTTCCACCCATAGATGCACCACCCACCAGCGCCAGTATTCAGCCATGGCATAATGGGTTTGACGACCCCACATCAATCCCGCGCCGTAGAACAGGGCGATGGCCGTTGAGGCGATCAGAAACAGCGCCAGCAGGTGACGGTTTTCACTGGGCTGGCGGAAGGCGGGCCACATCGCGCGGGCCATCAGAAGAAGCCAGACCCACAGGCCCACAAACAGGAAGATCTGCCAGAATCGCCCAAGGTCCACGTACTCGTAGCCCTGATGACCGAACCAGAAGTTGGCTTCAAACCCCATCTCTTGCCGCGTGCCGGCCCACGTGCCGTACATGGACCCGACGACGATAATCAGCAGACAGATGAAGAGAAAATTCACCCCGGCCCGCTGAAACCTAGGCTCATATCCCGATACCGCTGGCGCAATAAACAGACCGGTCGCCAGCCACGCGGTGGCTATCCAGAATATGGCTAATTGCGTGTGCCACGTTCGGGTGACCGCGTAGGGCAGCCATTCAGCCAGCGGAATTCCATAGAATCCGCTCCCTTCCACGCCGTAGTGAGCCGTGACCACGCCCAGCATCACCTGGGTGACGATCAGGGCGGCGACAACCCAGAAATACTTCAAAGTCGCGCGCATCGAGGGCGTCGGCCGCAACGCCAGCAGCGGATCATGTTCCGCCGCTTCGTGCGGTCCTTCTTCCTTATGTTTCAACACCGCATAGTACCACGCCAGCGCGCCAATGCCCGCCAGCAACAGAACAAAGCTCACGACCGACCAGATCACACTCGACCCGGTCGGCACATTGCCCACCAACCGGTCAGGCGGCCAGTTTTGGGTATAGCTGATGTTCTCCCCCGGCCGATTCGCCGCGCAGGACCAGGACGCCCAGAAGAAAAACGCCGTGATGAGATGACGCCGTTCCGGGTCACGCAACACGTTTGACGGAATTGCATACGCCTCGCGCAGCTCGGCCAGTTCCGGCGCATCGCTGAATAGCCGCTTGTAATGCTCCGCCACCGCGCGAACTGCCGCAGCGCGATCCTTTGAGACAGTCAGTTCGCCGGAGTCCGGGTTGTGGGTGTTCGTTCGCATCTCCACCTGCAGCCTTGCCCGCAGCGCTCCCTGGTCCGGCGCTGCAAGTTCTTCATACGGCCTGCCGAATCGTTCTTGCGCCCATTGCTCGAGCAGCCAGACCGCCTCCCGATGCAACCAGTCCGCCGACCAATCCGGAGCGACGTAGGCGCCGTGTCCCCACACCGTTCCCATCTGCTGGCCACCGGCGGATTGCCAGACATTCTGCCCATCCAAAATCTCTTGCTTGGTGAATAGAACCGTACCGTCCTCGGCAATGACCTTTTCCGGAAGCGGCGGCATCTCCTGGTAGATGTCGTTCCCGTAGTAAATCAGAACGGCAAATGACACGACGATAACGATTGCCAGGCTGGCCCAGAGCTTTCGATAGTTCATAGATTGTTCGTTTACAGATCATTCGCGGCACGCACTTTCGCCGGCTGCTTTCGTAAGTCAGCCAGCGTGCAGCCATCAAGCACCGCGAAAAATGCCGACCCTGCTTCATCCAGCGCACGCCCAACTTGAAGGCAGGAACAATCTGCCACGTCAGATCAGCGGTGTCTATACCTTCTATCACCCGTGCTGATACATCGCCGGGTCGGACCATGTCTTCCAGGCGAATTCTCCCCAACTGCAAAACCAGGGCGAATCCACCGCTTACGCCACGTTGCCTTCACAGATACTCGTTGCGCCCCCCCTGCGGCTGCTTGAGCAAAATATGCACCCGCACGTTCACCAGCAGACCAATGGGTCATCCGTAAAATCGCTGGTCGCAGCGCAGGTTGTGCCTGAGACGATTGAGCATCCACTGACCCGATTGGAGTCCGACATTACCGCACCCGCGTAGCGCCCAGTGCGAACGGGTGTGCAGTAGCAAGTTCCTGCGCAGCTCAAACAAAGCTCTGAGATCCATGCAAACAGTGGAGGATTCAATAAATCCAACCGAAGCTTCGAGGGCGACACTTGGGCAGGAAAGCACCATAACGTGAAATGAACCTGAACTTTGAAGGAAAAATTCAATAAAATCCCGTTCCCAAGCGTCTAGCCTCCAGTCGGCCGAGAGGCCGATCCGAAATAAAGATGCCTATGAAAAAGACCTTTCTGCTCTGCGGGTTACTGGCCGGCGTGGTCGTGCTCAATCAGGGTTGTGTGGCGCCGGGGCATTATGAGGTCGCCTATTACGAGCCCGTCTGCGCACCGCCACCACCGGTGGTAGTCGCGCCCGCACCGATTATAGTGCATCCCGGCTATCGCTACTATCCTCCCCCTCGGGGACACTTCCATGGCCACGCTCACCACCACTGGCGGTAGGGTCAGTAACCGTCAGAGGTTATCCTGGGGCAGCGCAGCTAGGTTCTCTATTAACACGAAGTCCCAGGGCTAAAGCGCAAGGTACCCTTGACCGTTCAAGGGAGTCCCATGGCGTTGGTGTGCGGCCGCATTGAAGTGTTTCATACGCCTGCGCTGCGCTGAAGCGCTCGCAGGTCACAGCATCCGCGTTTCAGCTCATTTCAGGTCGTCGAGAAACAGGCGATCGAAGTCCACCTCTGCCGGCGCGCGCTCGGTGATTATCCGGCAAAGACACCGCGTGAGCGGCAACTCTTCGCGGCCCAGCAGTCCCCGAGCCTCCAGGCCCGGAAGCGCCTTGGCAATCTGC
Proteins encoded in this window:
- a CDS encoding nitric-oxide reductase large subunit, whose translation is MNYRKLWASLAIVIVVSFAVLIYYGNDIYQEMPPLPEKVIAEDGTVLFTKQEILDGQNVWQSAGGQQMGTVWGHGAYVAPDWSADWLHREAVWLLEQWAQERFGRPYEELAAPDQGALRARLQVEMRTNTHNPDSGELTVSKDRAAAVRAVAEHYKRLFSDAPELAELREAYAIPSNVLRDPERRHLITAFFFWASWSCAANRPGENISYTQNWPPDRLVGNVPTGSSVIWSVVSFVLLLAGIGALAWYYAVLKHKEEGPHEAAEHDPLLALRPTPSMRATLKYFWVVAALIVTQVMLGVVTAHYGVEGSGFYGIPLAEWLPYAVTRTWHTQLAIFWIATAWLATGLFIAPAVSGYEPRFQRAGVNFLFICLLIIVVGSMYGTWAGTRQEMGFEANFWFGHQGYEYVDLGRFWQIFLFVGLWVWLLLMARAMWPAFRQPSENRHLLALFLIASTAIALFYGAGLMWGRQTHYAMAEYWRWWVVHLWVEGFFEVFATVVIVFLFTRMGLLRTVTATAAVLFSTTIFLSGGIVGTFHHLYFSGTPTAVMALGATFSALEVVPLVLIGFEAYENLTLSRARKWVSAYRWPIYCFVAVAFWNLVGAGLFGFLINPPIALYYMQGLNTTAVHGHTALFGVYGMLGIGLMLFCLKGLTVRKTWRTGPLAFAFWFINIGLALMVLLSDLPRGLMQTVASVNEGMWWARSADFMQTGIMETFRWLRVIGDTIFGIGVVVLGWFVLGIKTGWSLTAQPDAVAEEFSSDVSS